A segment of the Thermodesulfobacteriota bacterium genome:
TTTTTAAACATTTTTGTGGGTTTTATTGCCTATACACTAATATATATAATTGTCAGCTTACATAACGGCGAGGTAGAGTTTTTTAAAAGCTTGTCGAAAATCCCGAAAAGTTGAGGAACCCAATATGAGTGTGAAGTTATTAATAGTCGGTGCGGATGGAATGTCCTCCCGGATTGTATCAAGGGGACGCGATAGATTGCCTTTTCTCCACAAGCTCAAAAGCCGGTCCCAATATGGGACTCTCATGTCGGTCACGGGTAACCAGCCCATACCACTGACAGGACCAGCCTGGTCAAGTATTTACACGGGATGTCAACCTCAGGAACATGGAATTATGGAGGGCGGTTGGCTCATTGAACACAAGAATTTTTCTGACTTAAAGAAAGTAACCTTTTGGGAAATTATACAGGAATACCAAAGTGTGGGCATGCTTACGATGCCCATGACCTTTCCTCCGGCACAAATTAATGGATGGATAGTAAGCGGTTTTCCAGCACCACCGAACCTAACAAAGTGCGTTCATCCGTCGTATATACTGAAACATTTAAACGGTAACTTTAAGATAGATCTTGCCGACGGTGTGACGCCGGGACAGTGGCGTGTAAATTTTGACGCTTCAGGCGCCATCAAATTAGAAAGAGACAAGTTGAGACATTTTAAATCAATATTTGATGCCTATCCTACGGAGGTGGTTGCTTTTGGGACCACATTACTGGATAGGTTCGGGCATATATACTCGCAGTATTCTTCAAAAATTATGTCACTGATTTATCTTGAGTTTTTAGGTAAAAAGCGGCCGAGGGTAAGAAAGATTATAAATCGCTTTTCAGATTTTTTTCTCGATCAAACTTTGGCTTTGAATACCGATCTGTTTCAGGCTTACATTGCATTAGACCAAATTTTGGAAGAACTTTTCAACTATTGCAAGCCTGAATCCATGATCTTGTGCGCGGATCATGGGTTTGATAGGTACGGGACCTTTGGAAATTGTGTCCATGACCTATTTGGTTTCTATTGCTATTACGGCCCCAATGCGATAGCCGGGAAAAAGGAAGATTCTGTTTTAAATATTTCCAGAATGGTTTTGAATGCCTTGCGCATATCGCCTGAAGAGTTAGGTAAGGATATTAAAAGGGAAAAGTATTCTCCAGATGAAGCGGAACGAGCGGAGATTGAAAACCAGTTAAGAACATTAGGATATATATAATGACCCACTCTCCTTGTGACACATAGAATCGAAAAAATTTATTAAAGGTAGTCTGAGGAAGAGACAGAAAACGAGCCGCGTAGATACCGTCATCTCGACGGTGTTTATTCGGGTGGAAAGGCATGTGAATCCGTTGTTACGTTGGTGTATATCAAAATTTTACAAAATATTTTCTCGTTTGCTAGATGAAATAGCAGAGGAACAAAAGGAAGGTCTTAAAAGCAGGTTCAAACGGTGTGGCAAACATGTCCGGTTAAATGGACGTATATGTATATCAGGGCCTGAAGATGTTGAAATCGGGGATAATGTACATATAGGAGACAATGCTTTTATAAGGGCAGAAGGTGGGCTGGTGATTGGTGATAACACCCATATCAGCCGTAATTTAGTGTGTTATACTATTAACCATGATTATACAGGGCAGTGCTTACCGTATGACAATAACATGATTAAGAAGCGAGTCGTCATCGGGAGAAATGTCTGGATTGGCATGAATGTTACAATTATCCCCGGCGTTACGATAGGTGATGGTGCTGTCATAGGCTTGGGAACGAATGTTTCTTCGGATGTTCCACC
Coding sequences within it:
- a CDS encoding alkaline phosphatase family protein, whose product is MSVKLLIVGADGMSSRIVSRGRDRLPFLHKLKSRSQYGTLMSVTGNQPIPLTGPAWSSIYTGCQPQEHGIMEGGWLIEHKNFSDLKKVTFWEIIQEYQSVGMLTMPMTFPPAQINGWIVSGFPAPPNLTKCVHPSYILKHLNGNFKIDLADGVTPGQWRVNFDASGAIKLERDKLRHFKSIFDAYPTEVVAFGTTLLDRFGHIYSQYSSKIMSLIYLEFLGKKRPRVRKIINRFSDFFLDQTLALNTDLFQAYIALDQILEELFNYCKPESMILCADHGFDRYGTFGNCVHDLFGFYCYYGPNAIAGKKEDSVLNISRMVLNALRISPEELGKDIKREKYSPDEAERAEIENQLRTLGYI
- a CDS encoding acyltransferase; protein product: MERHVNPLLRWCISKFYKIFSRLLDEIAEEQKEGLKSRFKRCGKHVRLNGRICISGPEDVEIGDNVHIGDNAFIRAEGGLVIGDNTHISRNLVCYTINHDYTGQCLPYDNNMIKKRVVIGRNVWIGMNVTIIPGVTIGDGAVIGLGTNVSSDVPPLAIVGSAKHRIIKYRDKDHYDRLNNARKYGGINGRPLDNDDYVGE